One Arthrobacter sp. zg-Y1110 DNA segment encodes these proteins:
- a CDS encoding prepilin peptidase, giving the protein MSVQTADVQETAAAADSSHGKEEGLRSLTGRDWLVSTAWGIFSGLAAGAASVVFLPVEDLALMVLLGAGLGVLGYLDHVTQLIRNRHNLIFGAITAVLLLATQTFMDEQILLPALVCAALTFGFFLVLTMLTGYAGGGDIKLSPIPAALLGAVSPIAAMLWLLFTFVFCVGGTIYFRVTDPNRRHTAMGPYMAAAAVLTIVVYGILAAQLGI; this is encoded by the coding sequence GTGTCCGTACAGACCGCAGACGTCCAGGAAACCGCCGCGGCAGCGGACAGCAGCCACGGGAAGGAAGAGGGGCTCCGGTCTCTTACAGGCAGGGACTGGCTGGTCTCGACCGCATGGGGCATCTTCTCCGGTCTTGCCGCCGGCGCAGCCTCCGTAGTGTTCCTGCCCGTTGAGGATCTCGCTCTCATGGTCCTGCTGGGAGCCGGCCTCGGCGTCCTGGGCTACCTGGACCATGTCACCCAGCTGATCCGGAACAGGCACAACCTCATCTTCGGCGCCATCACGGCCGTCCTGCTGCTGGCCACCCAGACCTTCATGGATGAGCAGATCCTTCTGCCCGCCCTGGTCTGCGCCGCACTGACCTTCGGGTTCTTCCTGGTCCTGACCATGCTCACCGGATACGCCGGCGGCGGGGACATCAAGCTCTCCCCCATTCCTGCAGCCCTGCTTGGCGCTGTCTCCCCGATCGCCGCAATGCTCTGGCTCCTGTTCACCTTCGTCTTCTGCGTCGGCGGCACCATCTACTTCCGGGTCACGGACCCGAACCGCCGGCACACCGCAATGGGCCCCTACATGGCCGCAGCCGCGGTGCTGACCATCGTCGTCTACGGCATCCTCGCGGCCCAGCTGGGGATCTAG
- a CDS encoding fibronectin type III domain-containing protein: MPELRKSSGAFDLPSIITGVVVVGILAAGVLAAIFGVIPFAQDRGAKQDLSSIRTAEGVAKAKDNRFMDHAGLLDTGYLQPSSTEKTTVKADTKGTCYVGLAKSGTGKIFYSTDARTDPEVLEADTDTGCLTPEELAELIEEVGGIEDGTPEGAPKKLKLTAVSALEAKATWNPVKGATGYKIEYQANNGAWTTRLESTTETTVSIYAQPKDTVTVRVYTLKGEGMSEPSTATVRLPDSAFTNPGFESGLLGWTKVSAVLTNTTYKHAGGMSADIQFSSHAVEQVVTVPVESPVLTFWTRNAVPKVLVNNVDVATAVTAPAAENGFTQRSADLSAYAGKTVTVRFAGSSSEVSYLDDVAFQGPMAPTAPRSVTALSKSGTATVSWVRPVFTGGGIPVTSYTATAWTGGSQAASVKVDGDQLTAVFTGLEAGANYTLRVRATNQVGTSPDSTTFGPVALNTGAFANPGFENDLLGWTISNTYLSTSNKHAGSRSAALNNFAYWVEQVVTVPAETPVLTFWAQQNRNPKVQVNNVDVATAVTAPAAENGFTQRSADLSAYAGKTVTVRFTGSTGVGETYLDDVTFK, from the coding sequence GTGCCCGAGCTCAGGAAGAGTTCCGGCGCCTTTGACCTTCCATCCATCATCACGGGGGTGGTCGTTGTCGGGATCCTGGCCGCCGGCGTCCTCGCAGCCATCTTCGGCGTCATCCCCTTCGCCCAGGACCGCGGAGCCAAACAGGACCTCTCCTCCATCCGCACGGCCGAAGGCGTAGCCAAAGCCAAGGACAACCGGTTCATGGACCACGCCGGACTGCTCGACACCGGATACCTGCAGCCCTCCAGCACCGAGAAGACCACTGTCAAAGCAGATACCAAGGGCACCTGTTACGTCGGTCTGGCCAAATCCGGCACCGGAAAGATCTTCTACTCCACCGACGCCAGAACCGACCCCGAGGTGCTCGAAGCCGATACCGACACCGGATGCCTCACCCCGGAGGAACTGGCTGAACTGATCGAAGAAGTCGGGGGCATCGAAGATGGCACACCCGAGGGTGCCCCGAAGAAGCTGAAGCTCACCGCCGTTTCCGCCCTCGAAGCCAAAGCCACCTGGAACCCGGTCAAGGGCGCCACCGGGTACAAGATCGAATACCAGGCCAACAACGGGGCATGGACAACCCGCCTGGAGAGCACCACCGAAACCACGGTGAGCATCTACGCCCAGCCGAAAGACACCGTTACCGTACGCGTCTACACCCTGAAGGGTGAAGGCATGTCAGAACCTTCAACGGCGACCGTCCGGCTTCCCGACTCCGCCTTCACCAACCCCGGCTTCGAAAGCGGCCTTCTGGGGTGGACGAAGGTATCTGCAGTGCTCACCAACACCACCTACAAGCATGCGGGGGGTATGAGTGCCGACATCCAATTCAGCTCTCATGCGGTGGAGCAGGTGGTGACGGTTCCCGTAGAGTCTCCGGTGCTGACCTTCTGGACCCGGAATGCTGTCCCGAAGGTCCTGGTCAACAACGTGGACGTGGCGACCGCAGTGACAGCGCCGGCAGCGGAGAACGGGTTCACCCAGCGCTCGGCTGACCTGTCGGCCTACGCCGGCAAGACGGTCACCGTGCGCTTCGCCGGCAGTTCCAGCGAAGTCTCCTACCTGGATGACGTGGCGTTCCAGGGCCCGATGGCACCCACTGCCCCGCGGTCGGTGACGGCACTGTCGAAGTCGGGTACGGCGACGGTGTCCTGGGTCCGGCCGGTGTTTACCGGCGGGGGCATCCCGGTCACTTCCTACACTGCTACAGCCTGGACGGGCGGGAGCCAGGCGGCATCGGTGAAGGTTGACGGGGACCAGCTGACGGCGGTGTTCACAGGTCTGGAAGCAGGAGCCAATTACACGCTCAGGGTGAGGGCCACGAATCAGGTCGGCACGTCCCCGGACTCGACCACATTCGGGCCGGTGGCATTGAACACCGGGGCGTTCGCCAACCCCGGGTTCGAAAATGACCTGTTGGGGTGGACGATAAGCAACACATACCTCAGCACCAGCAACAAGCACGCGGGGAGCAGGAGTGCCGCCCTGAACAACTTTGCTTATTGGGTGGAGCAGGTGGTGACGGTGCCTGCAGAGACTCCGGTGCTGACCTTCTGGGCCCAACAAAACCGTAACCCGAAGGTACAGGTCAACAACGTGGACGTGGCGACCGCAGTGACCGCGCCGGCAGCGGAGAACGGGTTCACCCAGCGCTCGGCTGACCTGTCGGCCTACGCCGGCAAGACCGTCACCGTGCGATTCACCGGCAGTACCGGCGTCGGCGAAACTTATCTGGATGATGTGACGTTCAAATAA